One genomic region from bacterium encodes:
- the hybB gene encoding Ni/Fe-hydrogenase cytochrome b subunit, whose protein sequence is MNAFEKPAPVEKKFFTVGVMILILLALNGIVFLAGRFLFGLGAVTNLDNQYPWGLWIGVDVAAGVALAAGGFTSAALGHIMHREEYHAVIRPALLTAMLGYTFVAMGVCIDIGRYYYIWHPLIMWNGTSALFEVGMCVMIYMSVLYIEFLPIVTERFIGRVTLPGVLRALNKPLDRFLRLLDRGLSKSMFVFIIMGVVLSTLHQSSLGTLMVIAGVKMHPLWQTPILPLLFLLSAVSVGFPMVIFESLLASRSFGLKPEMAVLSRLARIVGPLLAIYLAFKIGDMFIRETFVYLNEPTLESMMFVIELVVGVIIPLRMFLSPGVRRSPLWLFVASGLVIFGVLINRINNFIVAYTPPYATERYVPSFGEISVTVGFVALLVLVYRVCVMVFPVISKPDPNGGPARKYAIKGLPL, encoded by the coding sequence ATGAACGCATTTGAAAAACCTGCGCCCGTCGAAAAGAAGTTTTTTACAGTCGGTGTTATGATACTGATATTGCTCGCCCTGAATGGAATCGTATTCCTGGCAGGGCGTTTTCTTTTTGGTTTGGGTGCAGTGACCAATCTGGACAATCAATATCCATGGGGTTTGTGGATCGGCGTAGATGTGGCAGCCGGAGTCGCTTTAGCCGCCGGAGGGTTTACCAGCGCCGCCTTAGGGCACATCATGCATCGGGAGGAATACCACGCAGTTATTCGTCCGGCCCTGCTCACGGCGATGTTAGGATACACGTTTGTCGCGATGGGGGTGTGCATAGATATAGGGCGATATTATTATATCTGGCATCCTTTGATCATGTGGAATGGCACTTCCGCGCTTTTTGAAGTGGGTATGTGCGTGATGATTTATATGAGCGTGCTATATATCGAGTTTTTACCCATTGTGACGGAACGCTTTATCGGGCGTGTGACACTACCCGGAGTCTTGAGGGCGCTTAATAAACCACTGGATCGTTTTTTGAGATTACTGGATCGCGGGCTGAGCAAATCCATGTTTGTATTTATTATCATGGGCGTCGTGTTATCTACGCTTCATCAGTCCTCATTAGGAACTCTGATGGTTATCGCCGGTGTTAAGATGCATCCGCTGTGGCAAACGCCGATACTGCCTTTGTTGTTTTTATTGTCAGCCGTATCTGTGGGGTTTCCGATGGTTATTTTTGAATCATTGTTAGCGTCACGTTCTTTTGGTCTGAAACCGGAAATGGCGGTGCTTTCAAGGCTTGCTCGTATCGTCGGCCCGTTGCTAGCGATCTATCTGGCGTTTAAAATCGGAGATATGTTTATCCGCGAAACATTTGTGTATCTCAATGAGCCGACCCTTGAAAGTATGATGTTTGTTATCGAGTTGGTCGTAGGCGTTATCATTCCGCTCCGCATGTTTCTTTCACCGGGTGTGCGCCGTTCACCGCTCTGGCTTTTCGTTGCATCCGGCCTGGTAATATTCGGTGTACTGATCAATCGCATCAATAATTTTATCGTCGCTTATACGCCGCCCTATGCGACAGAGCGATATGTACCATCATTTGGAGAAATATCGGTTACCGTCGGATTTGTAGCGTTACTTGTATTGGTTTATCGTGTTTGTGTAATGGTATTTCCAGTTATCAGCAAGCCCGATCCCAATGGAGGCCCGGCCCGTAAATATGCGATTAAAGGGTTGCCGTTATGA
- a CDS encoding 4Fe-4S dicluster domain-containing protein, giving the protein MINHSRRRFIAAAALLGAAASGSGKPVQAASRNELSPDRRGVLVDTTVCIGCRTCEWACRKAHGYDDEKLENYQSTDVFKKVRRPDETRLTVINQYSQRQTETFVKFQCMHCDEPACVSACIVGAFHKEEKGSVLWDTDKCIGCRYCMVACPFQVPAFEYEKAFRPDIIKCDFCKQRTDKGERPACVTECPVEAMIFGTRAELLQIAKDRIRRHPEKYKDHIFGETEVGGTAWLYLAERDFAEIGFPKLGRNPAPGVSESIQHGIFAYFVPPVSLYALLGGIMWLMKHREEPDD; this is encoded by the coding sequence ATGATAAACCACAGTCGCCGAAGGTTTATCGCTGCGGCAGCGCTGCTAGGTGCAGCCGCTTCAGGAAGCGGTAAACCCGTACAAGCGGCTTCGCGCAATGAGCTTTCTCCGGATCGCCGGGGTGTTTTGGTTGACACTACCGTATGTATCGGTTGCCGGACTTGTGAATGGGCTTGCCGCAAAGCGCACGGGTACGACGATGAAAAGCTGGAGAACTATCAAAGCACGGATGTATTTAAGAAAGTACGCCGCCCTGATGAAACCCGCCTGACTGTCATCAATCAGTATTCTCAACGACAAACTGAAACTTTTGTGAAATTTCAATGCATGCACTGTGATGAACCGGCATGCGTTTCTGCGTGTATTGTCGGCGCGTTTCACAAAGAAGAAAAGGGTAGTGTTTTGTGGGATACGGACAAATGTATCGGTTGCCGATACTGTATGGTAGCATGTCCCTTTCAAGTACCGGCGTTTGAATATGAAAAAGCGTTTCGTCCCGATATTATCAAATGTGATTTTTGCAAACAACGTACCGATAAGGGAGAGCGTCCGGCGTGCGTTACGGAATGTCCGGTAGAAGCTATGATATTCGGTACACGTGCTGAATTATTACAAATCGCAAAAGATCGTATACGCCGTCATCCTGAAAAATATAAAGATCATATTTTTGGCGAAACGGAAGTCGGAGGCACGGCGTGGTTGTATTTAGCCGAACGCGATTTTGCTGAAATCGGATTTCCCAAACTCGGTCGCAATCCGGCGCCGGGCGTTTCGGAATCTATTCAGCATGGTATCTTCGCCTATTTTGTGCCGCCGGTATCACTTTACGCCCTGTTGGGCGGCATTATGTGGCTCATGAAGCATCGGGAAGAACCGGATGATTAG
- a CDS encoding transglutaminase domain-containing protein has protein sequence MLASIIKLIFIIIVVCTFPLTAQYEDNSHTMAFSRTMHYALSKNDKGNYQLKSEIKTKIRYLSERALKNNTFYVTEEFSAKVNKLNGSYIKKEGFGAPQIGFYYAKPEDVFIGNYKIHSITFDKPLKVKDSIQYSYQETFTEAAYMPLIEVPNVDYVEYLQIKIDHPRDTYVDFEIRYTTDTLDCRIDRQSEKTTLTFRNINYRTPLAHNPFERIRAVILTKLQNAKREPINPYTPASFTSWYNGKLAQNGLIDDRHDSLAQAITRGLEEPMDKLRAIHNHVKNRIRYIAVADSFHAIIPHRSKKVLELNYGDCKDRALLLMLLARSAGIPVRMALVSTTPRLRFDGVHTSFFNHVINVYEADGKRFYFDPTAKYCEFGNLPPTDFNGRVLILNEANPVYTDEPPLPRKLSIEVEVNGEMDSLRAAKASIKLRNEYLSSARHARHELSGQALENYLSRMINSNFSKISMDQFHFESESDSTMTFSAKADLSEFIIQTATRKYIPQAPFQSVSSQTGERIKDTWPVYMKNPELLGMILRLKIGDAKVNYKDIALGDKEVAWFSNQTSLDASRGMLETRYEFVQQSLWYDGVERLSYLEFCKQYLKLKTSLITITGNTP, from the coding sequence ATGTTAGCTTCTATTATCAAGTTGATTTTCATCATTATCGTAGTCTGTACTTTCCCATTGACGGCACAGTATGAAGACAACTCGCATACTATGGCGTTTTCACGTACGATGCATTATGCGCTAAGTAAAAATGACAAGGGGAACTATCAATTAAAATCTGAAATCAAAACTAAAATTCGGTATTTGTCCGAACGCGCGTTGAAGAACAACACGTTTTACGTAACCGAGGAATTTTCAGCCAAAGTAAACAAGCTGAACGGTTCGTATATTAAAAAAGAAGGTTTTGGTGCCCCGCAAATTGGTTTTTATTATGCAAAACCGGAAGACGTGTTTATCGGCAATTACAAAATCCACAGTATAACATTTGATAAACCGTTAAAGGTCAAAGATTCCATACAATATTCATATCAGGAAACTTTCACTGAAGCGGCATACATGCCTTTGATCGAGGTGCCTAATGTGGATTATGTGGAATATCTACAAATAAAGATTGACCATCCGCGCGATACGTATGTTGATTTTGAAATACGCTATACGACAGATACACTGGACTGCCGTATCGATCGTCAGAGTGAAAAAACAACATTGACGTTTAGAAATATCAACTACCGTACACCCTTGGCTCATAACCCGTTTGAACGCATTCGTGCCGTAATTTTGACCAAACTGCAAAATGCAAAACGCGAACCGATCAATCCCTACACACCGGCCTCATTTACATCGTGGTACAACGGAAAGCTCGCTCAAAACGGTTTGATTGATGATCGCCATGACTCTCTGGCGCAGGCTATCACGCGAGGATTAGAGGAGCCTATGGATAAACTCAGAGCAATCCATAATCACGTCAAAAATCGTATTCGATACATCGCTGTGGCGGATTCCTTTCATGCGATCATACCGCATCGCTCCAAAAAAGTACTCGAATTAAACTACGGTGATTGTAAAGACCGGGCATTGTTGCTGATGCTTTTGGCGCGTTCTGCAGGTATACCTGTTCGTATGGCGCTCGTTTCGACCACACCCAGACTTCGTTTTGACGGCGTCCATACTTCGTTTTTTAATCATGTGATCAATGTCTATGAAGCCGACGGGAAACGTTTTTATTTTGATCCTACGGCTAAATATTGTGAATTTGGCAATCTTCCTCCGACGGATTTCAACGGACGAGTATTGATTCTCAACGAGGCGAATCCGGTTTATACCGACGAGCCGCCTTTGCCGCGAAAATTATCCATCGAAGTGGAAGTAAACGGAGAAATGGACAGTTTGCGCGCAGCGAAAGCCAGTATCAAGCTCCGTAATGAATATTTATCGTCGGCCCGTCATGCACGGCATGAACTCTCCGGACAGGCGCTTGAAAATTATTTATCCCGGATGATCAACTCCAATTTCAGTAAAATAAGCATGGATCAATTCCATTTTGAAAGCGAGTCAGACTCGACAATGACATTTAGTGCTAAAGCGGATTTGTCGGAATTTATTATTCAAACTGCAACGCGCAAATATATCCCGCAAGCTCCGTTTCAATCCGTTTCATCCCAAACAGGTGAACGAATAAAAGACACGTGGCCGGTGTACATGAAAAACCCTGAATTGCTCGGTATGATACTGCGATTGAAAATAGGCGATGCAAAGGTGAATTATAAAGATATCGCGCTCGGCGACAAAGAGGTTGCTTGGTTTAGTAATCAAACTTCATTGGATGCGTCGCGCGGAATGTTAGAAACACGCTATGAGTTTGTCCAGCAATCCCTGTGGTATGACGGGGTTGAACGGCTGTCGTATCTCGAATTTTGCAAACAATATCTGAAGCTTAAAACGTCGCTTATTACTATAACCGGAAACACCCCATGA